A stretch of Cicer arietinum cultivar CDC Frontier isolate Library 1 chromosome 5, Cicar.CDCFrontier_v2.0, whole genome shotgun sequence DNA encodes these proteins:
- the LOC101508244 gene encoding pentatricopeptide repeat-containing protein At1g74900, mitochondrial translates to MLRQLSLIKQAQPTWNTYLLYQLKPPFYLPRNTLTTVIQSPSSSEDATIAKLVLESDPTSLSETLTNLNFQWTPHLVNNVLKRLWNHGPKALQFFKHLERHPTYIHSTSAFEHAIDISARLRDYNTAWALVDRMRTLRLGPTPRTFAILSERYATGGKAHRAVKVFLSMHEHGCNQDLNSFNTILDVLCKTKRVEMAHNLFKTFKGRFKCDSVSYNIMANGWCLMKRTPMALQVMKEMVERGITPTMVTYNTLLKGYFRSHQLNEAWDFFLEMKKRKCEIDVVTYTTMVHGFGVAGEVKRSKRVFDAMVKEGLIPSVATYNALIQVLCKKDNVQNALLVFEEMVGKGYVPNLTTYNVVIRGLCHSGEMEKALEFMERMEEHGCRPSVQTYNVVIRYFCDDGELEKGFGLFEKMGNGTCLPNLDTYNILISAMFVRKKSEDLVVAGKLLIEMVGRGFLPRKFTFNRVLNGLVLTGNRDFANEILRMQSRCGRILRHVKL, encoded by the coding sequence ATGTTGAGACAATTATCACTGATTAAACAAGCTCAACCAACCTGGAACACTTACCTTCTCTACCAACTAAAACCCCCATTTTATCTTCCAAGAAACACCCTCACCACCGTAATCCAATCTCCATCATCCTCCGAAGACGCCACCATAGCAAAACTCGTCCTCGAATCAGATCCAACTTCCCTCTCCGAAACCCTAACAAACCTCAATTTCCAATGGACCCCACATCTAGTCAACAACGTTCTCAAGCGCCTTTGGAACCACGGACCCAAAGCCCTCCAATTCTTCAAACACCTCGAACGCCACCCAACTTACATTCACTCCACTTCCGCCTTCGAACACGCAATCGACATCTCGGCCCGATTGCGTGACTACAACACCGCATGGGCCTTAGTGGACCGTATGCGGACCCTCCGTCTCGGCCCAACTCCACGAACCTTCGCAATCCTCTCTGAAAGATACGCAACCGGCGGAAAAGCCCACCGGGCCGTGAAAGTGTTTCTGTCTATGCATGAACACGGTTGTAACCAGgatttgaattcattcaacacGATCCTCGATGTTCTTTGTAAAACAAAACGCGTTGAGATGGCGCATAATTTGTTCAAAACATTCAAAGGTAGGTTCAAATGTGATAGTGTTAGTTATAATATAATGGCGAATGGTTGGTGTTTGATGAAGCGAACGCCGATGGCGTTGCAGGTTATGAAGGAGATGGTGGAGAGGGGAATTACGCCGACGATGGTTACTTATAATACATTGCTTAAAGGGTATTTTAGGTCTCATCAATTGAATGAAGCTTGGGATTTTTTTTTGGAGATGAAGAAGAGGAAGTGTGAAATTGATGTTGTTACTTATACTACAATGGTTCATGGGTTTGGTGTTGCTGGTGAGGTTAAGAGATCGAAGAGGGTTTTCGATGCGATGGTTAAAGAGGGTTTGATTCCTTCAGTTGCTACTTATAATGCTTTGATTCAGGTTTTGTGTAAGAAGGATAATGTGCAGAATGCTTTGTTGGTTTTTGAGGAGATGGTGGGGAAAGGTTATGTTCCTAATTTGACTACTTACAATGTTGTTATAAGAGGTTTGTGTCATTCGGGTGAAATGGAGAAAGCTTTGGAGTTTATGGAGAGAATGGAGGAACATGGATGTAGGCCAAGTGTTCAGACATACAATGTTGTGATTCGTTATTTTTGTGATGATGGGGAGCTTGAAAAGGGTTTTGGGTTGTTTGAAAAGATGGGGAATGGGACTTGTTTGCCTAATTTGGATAcctataatattttgattagtGCTATGTTTGTGAGGAAGAAATCAGAGGACTTGGTGGTGGCTGGGAAATTGTTGATCGAGATGGTTGGTAGAGGGTTCTTACCGCGTAAGTTTACTTTTAATCGGGTGTTAAATGGACTTGTTCTTACCGGGAATCGAGATTTTGCTAATGAGATATTAAGAATGCAAAGCAGGTGTGGCCGCATTCTTCGCCATGTGAAATTATGA